The Juglans microcarpa x Juglans regia isolate MS1-56 chromosome 2S, Jm3101_v1.0, whole genome shotgun sequence genome has a window encoding:
- the LOC121252716 gene encoding alpha-dioxygenase 1-like has protein sequence MLSAIMASIRALITEPFHRLIHNDFHETVAKMTLVDRLLFLIIHFIDKLGIWHRLPVFLGLIYLAIRRRLHEEYNLFNVGRSPVGVRFNPMDYPYRTADGKYNDPFNEGAGSEGTFFGRNILPVDQKKKLMKPDPMVVATKLLARRKFTDTGKQFNMIAASWIQFMIHDWIDHLEDTKQIELTAPREVASQCPLKSFKFYKTKEVPTDFYEIKEGALNIRTPWWDGSAIYGSNAERLQKVRTFKDGKLKIDSNTDLLPHDQDGTPVSGDVRNGWAGISTLQALFVKEHNAVCDTLKKEYRDLDDEELYHRARLVTSAVIAKVHTIDWTVELLKTDTLRAAMRANWYGLLGKKFKDTFGHVGGVILGGLVGLKKPNNHGVPYSLTEEFVSVYRMHSLLPDHLDLRDISVTPGPNKSPPLIEKVPMANLIGHKGEKTLADIGFAKQMVSMGHQACGALELWNYPTWLRDVIPQDVDGHDRPDHVDLPSLEVYRDRERSVARYNEFRRALLLIPILKWEDLTDDEEAIGELEEVYGDDVEELDLLVGLMAEKKIKGFAISETAFVIFLLMASRRLEADRFFTSNFNEETYTKKGLEWVNTTESLKDVIERHYPELIKKWMNSTSAFTVWDSPPESHNPFPLYLRVPQ, from the exons ATGTTGTCTGCAATAATGGCATCGATCAGAGCTCTCATAACTGAACCTTTCCATCGCCTTATCCACAATGACTTCCATGAAACTGTTGCTAAGATGACTCTCGTTGACCGTCTTCTCTTCCTC ATTATTCACTTCATCGATAAGTTGGGCATATGGCATCGGTTACCGGTCTTCTTAGGTCTCATCTATCTGGCTATTCGACGGCGCCTTCACGAGGAGTACAACTTGTTCAACGTTGGAAGATCTCCTGTCGGTGTTCGGTTCAACCCCATGGATTATCCGTACAGGACAGCTGATGGAAAATACAACGATCCCTTCAATGAAGGTGCAGGCAGTGAAGGAACTTTCTTTGGCAGAAATATTCTCCCGGTCGATCAAAAAAAGAAG CTAATGAAACCAGATCCAATGGTGGTGGCCACAAAGCTACTTGCGCGGAGAAAATTCACAGACACAGGAAAGCAATTCAACATGATAGCAGCCTCTTGGATTCAGTTTATGATACATGACTGGATTGATCATTTGGAGGATACCAAGCAG ATTGAGTTGACTGCACCCAGAGAAGTTGCGAGCCAGTGCCCCCTCAAGTCTTTCAAGTTCTACAAGACAAAGGAGGTTCCAACTGACTTTTACGAGATAAAGGAGGGTGCACTGAACATTCGTACACCATGGTG GGATGGTAGTGCCATCTATGGAAGCAACGCGGAAAGGTTGCAAAAAGTGAGAACTTTCAAAGATGGGAAGCTCAAAATAGACTCCAATACTGATCTTCTTCCACATGATCAAGATGGCACTCCTGTCTCAGGAGACGTTCGTAATGGTTGGGCTGGCATTTCCACTTTGCAAGCCCTCTTCGTTAAAGAACACAATGCAGTCTGCGACACTCTCAAG AAGGAATATCGAGACTTGGATGATGAAGAATTATATCATCGTGCAAGGCTAGtgacatcagcagtgattgccAAGGTCCACACCATAGATTGGACCGTGGAGCTCCTCAAAACTGATACGTTGCGTGCAGCGATGCGCGCCAACTG GTATGGATTGTTGGGAAAGAAATTCAAGGACACATTCGGTCACGTTGGAGGAGTCATTTTGGGAGGTTTGGTGGGTCTAAAGAAACCCAATAATCATGGTGTTCCTTACTCATTGACTGAGGAGTTTGTTAGTGTTTATCGGATGCATTCCCTCCTACCTGATCATCTTGATCTTAGGGACATCTCAGTCACACCCGGGCCGAATAAATCTCCACCATTGATTGAAAA GGTCCCTATGGCAAATTTGATAGGTCACAAGGGAGAAAAGACCTTGGCAGATATTGGGTTTGCAAAGCAAATGGTATCTATGGGCCACCAAGCTTGCGGAGCTTTAGAACTTTGGAACTATCCCACATGGCTCAGGGATGTTATACCACAGGACGTGGACGGCCATGATAGGCCTGATCATGTGGACCTACCATCTCTTGAAG TAtatagagacagagagaggagTGTGGCAAGGTACAATGAGTTTCGCAGGGCCCTACTGTTGATACCCATTTTGAAATGGGAAGATCTGACGGATGACGAGGAAGCGATTGGAGAGCTTGAAGAAGTGTACGGTGATGATGTTGAAGAGCTCGACTTGCTTGTGGGCCTCATGGCAGAGAAGAAGATCAAAGGGTTCGCCATTAGTGAAACAGCTTTCGTAATATTCTTACTAATGGCAAGCAG GAGGTTGGAAGCAGATAGGTTCTTCACAAGCAATTTCAACGAAGAGACATATACAAAGAAGGGGCTTGAATGGGTGAATACTACAGAGAGCCTTAAAGATGTGATAGAGCGTCATTACCCAGAATTGATAAAGAAATGGATGAACTCTACAAGTGCCTTCACAGTGTGGGATTCCCCTCCAGAATCTCACAATCCATTCCCACTCTATCTTCGTGTTCCCCAATAA
- the LOC121252712 gene encoding ankyrin repeat and SAM domain-containing protein 6-like: MSEPRFTITLGPSRQVVKRGGRVKEYAHPHADTKAMTGSKRFWGEKGSSANNLSSSTSKRQRGDGINWSWDDDGVHDLGISRDDLRLKLMRKSLKRIHRAAEERRKMDQRKKFSKTKTSQPLVSHNMMHQRSEPTESGILWQMPPMERSRFKASRGLPPPVSFEDVRQVSSVRVADPSRAGWFLNSNATSRPISSAPFTMKGPLENSKPVTQLAPMTSFGQKSSHTVVESVTVDGLLQSLGLGKYNILFRAEEVDMTALKQMGDKDLKEMGIPMGPRKKILLALLPQSRPRQP, translated from the exons ATGTCGGAGCCACGTTTCACAATCACTCTCGGTCCCTCTCGTCAG GTGGTAAAGAGGGGAGGAAGAGTAAAAGAGTATGCGCATCCACATGCCGATACTAAAGCAATGACTGGCAGCAAACGTTTTTGGGGGGAGAAAGGGAGTAGTGCCAATAATTTGTCCTCGTCAACAAGCAAGCG TCAGCGAGGAGATGGTATTAACTGGAGTTGGGATGATGATGGAGTGCATG ATCTTGGGATTAGTCGAGATGATCTCCGGTTGAAACTGATGCGCAAAAGCCTGAAACGAATTCATAGGGCTGCTGAAGAGCGTAGGAAGATGGATCAACgcaaaaagttttcaaaaactaaaactaGTCAGCCTTTAGTGAGTCATAACATGATGCATCAGAGGTCCGAGCCAACAGAAAGTGGTATTTTGTGGCAAATGCCACCCATGGAAAGATCAAGGTTTAAAGCTTCAAGGGGGCTCCCACCACCCGTAAGCTTTGAGGACGTGCGGCAAGTATCATCAGTAAGGGTAGCTGATCCCTCAAGAGCTGGATGGTTTTTGAACAGTAATGCTACTTCTAGGCCAATAAGTTCTGCGCCCTTTACCATGAAAGGTCCTCTTGAAAATTCCAAGCCAGTTACACAGCTTGCACCTATGACTAGCTTTGGGCAGAAAAGTTCTCATACG GTAGTTGAATCTGTCACTGTTGATGGCCTGTTGCAATCACTTGGTTTGGGGAAGTACAACATTCTTTTCAGGGCTGAAGAG GTGGACATGACGGCCTTGAAGCAGATGGGTGATAAGGACCTCAAGGAGATGGGGATACCAATG GGACCAAGGAAGAAGATTCTCCTAGCTCTCTTGCCCCAGTCTAGACCACGACAGCCATAA
- the LOC121252713 gene encoding peroxidase 63-like, with amino-acid sequence MAFLVLLLIFLITSPSLFVTHSHSQLSLDYYDKSCPPFSQIVQETIINKQINTPTTAAATLRLFFHDCLLNGCDASILISSTPFNSAERDADINLSLPGDAFDVVVRAKIALELACPSTVSCADILAVTTRDLISMVGGPYYNVLLGRKDGRVSEASHVEGKLPRPTMSVSEIIKLFASNGFSIQETVALCGAHTIGFSHCKEFSSGIYNYSEYSQYNPRFARELQKACAEYQKNPTLSVFNDIMTPNKFDNMYFQNLPKGLGLLRSDHGLYSDSRTRPFVEMYAADQNNFFEAFGKAMEKLSLHKVKKGTQGEIRRRCDAFN; translated from the coding sequence ATGGCATTTCTCGTTCTCCTACTGATCTTTCTGATCACATCTCCATCGCTCTTCGTTACTCACTCACATTCCCAGCTCAGCTTGGACTACTACGATAAATCATGCCCACCATTCAGCCAAATCGTCCAAGAAACCATCATCAACAAGCAGATCAACACCCCAACCACCGCAGCCGCAACCCTCCGCCTCTTCTTCCACGACTGCCTCCTTAACGGCTGCGACGCCTCCATCCTCATCTCATCCACCCCCTTCAACTCCGCCGAGCGCGATGCCGACATCAACCTCTCTCTCCCAGGAGACGCGTTCGACGTCGTCGTCCGCGCCAAGATCGCTCTCGAACTTGCCTGTCCCAGCACCGTCTCTTGCGCCGACATCTTAGCCGTTACCACGCGCGACCTCATCAGCATGGTGGGTGGTCCCTACTACAATGTGCTCTTGGGACGCAAAGACGGGCGCGTCTCCGAAGCATCCCATGTCGAAGGCAAACTTCCAAGACCCACAATGTCTGTCTCTGAAATCATTAAGCTTTTCGCATCTAATGGGTTCTCGATCCAAGAAACGGTGGCCTTGTGCGGTGCTCACACTATTGGGTTCTCTCATTGTAAAGAATTTAGCTCCGGGATCTATAACTACAGCGAGTATTCGCAGTACAATCCTAGGTTTGCTCGGGAGCTGCAGAAAGCTTGCGCGGAGTATCAGAAGAACCCTACATTGTCCGTGTTCAATGACATCATGACTCCAAACAAGTTCGATAACATGTACTTCCAGAATCTGCCCAAGGGGTTGGGGCTGTTGAGGTCGGATCACGGGCTGTACAGTGATTCGAGGACGAGGCCGTTCGTGGAAATGTACGCGGCGGACCAGAACAACTTCTTTGAGGCGTTTGGGAAGGCAATGGAGAAGCTGAGTTTGCACAAGGTCAAAAAGGGGACGCAAGGAGAGATTCGGCGCAGGTGTGATGCGTTTAACTGA
- the LOC121252717 gene encoding alpha-dioxygenase 1-like — protein sequence MFSAIMASIRALITEFFHLFIHRDFHEAVAKMTLIDRLLFLIVHFIDKLGIWHRLPVFLGLFYLGIRRHLHEEYNLVNVGRSTVGVRFNPMDYPYRTADGKYNDPFNEGAGSEGTFFGRNILPVDQKKKLMKPDPMVVATKLLARRKFTDTGKQFNMIAASWIQFMIHDWIDHLEDTKQIELTAPKEVASQCPLKSFKFYKTKEVPTGFYEIKEGGLNIRTPWWDGSAIYGSNAERLQKVRTFKDGKLKKDSNTDLLLHDQDGTPVSGDVRNGWAGLSTLQALFIKEHNAVCDTLKKEYRDMDDEELYHRARLVTSAVIAKVHTIDWTVELLKTDTLRAGMRANWYGLLGKKFKDTFGHVGGVVLGGLVGLKKPNNHGVPYSLTEEFVSVYRMHGLLPDHLDLRDISASPGPNKSPPLMEKVPMANLIGHKGEKTLANIGFAKQMVSMGHQACGALELWNYPTWLRDVIPHDVDGHDRPDHVDLPALEVYRDRERSVARYNEFRRALLLIPISKWEDLTDDEEAIRVLEEVYGDDVEELDLLVGLMAEKKITGFAISETAFVIFLLMASRRLEADRFFTSNFNEETYTKKGFEWVNTTESLKDVLERHYPELIKKWMNSTSAFTVWDSPPESHNPIPIYLRVP from the exons ATGTTTTCTGCAATAATGGCGTCGATTAGAGCTCTCATAACCGAATTTTTCCATCTGTTCATCCACAGAGATTTCCATGAAGCTGTCGCTAAGATGACTCTCATCGACCGTCTTCTCTTCCTC ATTGTTCACTTCATTGACAAGTTGGGCATATGGCATCGGTTACCGGTATTCTTAGGTCTCTTCTATCTGGGAATTCGCCGGCACCTTCATGAGGAGTACAACTTGGTCAACGTTGGAAGATCTACGGTTGGCGTTCGGTTCAACCCCATGGATTATCCGTACAGGACAGCTGATGGGAAATACAACGATCCCTTCAATGAAGGTGCAGGTAGTGAAGGAACTTTCTTTGGCAGAAATATTCTCCCCGTCGATCAAAAGAAGAag CTAATGAAACCAGATCCAATGGTGGTGGCCACAAAGCTGCTTGCGCGGAGAAAATTCACAGACACGGGAAAGCAATTCAACATGATAGCAGCCTCTTGGATTCAGTTTATGATACATGACTGGATTGATCATTTGGAGGATACCAAGCAG ATTGAGCTGACTGCACCCAAAGAAGTAGCGAGCCAGTGCCCTCTCAAGTCTTTCAAGTTTTACAAGACAAAGGAGGTTCCAACCGGCTTTTACGAGATCAAGGAGGGTGGCCTGAACATTCGTACACCATGGTG gGATGGTAGCGCCATATATGGAAGCAACGCGGAAAGGTTGCAAAAAGTGAGGACTTTCAAAGATGGGAAGCTCAAAAAAGACTCGAATACTGATCTTCTTCTCCATGATCAAGATGGCACTCCGGTCTCAGGAGACGTTCGTAATGGTTGGGCAGGCCTTTCCACGTTGCAAGCCCTCTTCATTAAAGAACACAATGCAGTCTGCGACACTCTCAAG AAGGAATATCGAGACATGGATGATGAAGAATTATATCATCGTGCAAGGCTAGTCACATCGGCAGTGATTGCTAAGGTCCACACCATAGATTGGACTGTGGAGCTCCTCAAAACTGATACGTTACGTGCAGGGATGCGCGCCAACTG GTATGGATTGTTGGGAAAGAAATTCAAGGACACATTTGGTCACGTTGGAGGAGTCGTCTTGGGAGGTCTGGTGGGTCTAAAGAAACCCAATAATCATGGGGTCCCTTACTCATTGACCGAGGAGTTTGTTAGTGTTTATCGGATGCATGGCCTCCTACCAGATCATCTTGACCTTAGGGACATCTCGGCCTCACCCGGACCGAACAAATCTCCACCATTGATGGAAAA GGTGCCTATGGCAAATTTGATAGGTCACAAGGGAGAAAAGACCTTGGCAAATATTGGGTTTGCAAAGCAAATGGTGTCAATGGGCCACCAAGCTTGCGGAGCTCTAGAACTTTGGAACTATCCCACATGGCTCAGGGATGTCATACCACATGACGTGGATGGCCATGATAGGCCTGATCATGTGGACCTCCCAGCTCTTGAAG TTTATAGGGACAGGGAGAGGAGTGTAGCAAGGTATAATGAGTTTCGTAGGGCCTTACTGTTGATACCCATTTCGAAGTGGGAAGATCTGACAGATGATGAGGAAGCAATTCGAGTTCTTGAAGAAGTGTACGGTGATGATGTTGAAGAGCTTGACTTGCTTGTGGGCCTCATGGCAGAGAAGAAGATCACAGGGTTCGCCATTAGCGAGACAGCTTTTGTAATCTTCTTATTAATGGCAAGCag GAGGCTGGAAGCGGATAGGTTCTTCACAAGCAATTTTAATGAGGAGACGTACACGAAGAAGGGATTTGAATGGGTGAATACAACAGAGAGCCTCAAAGATGTGTTAGAGCGTCATTATCCAGAATTGATAAAGAAATGGATGAACTCTACGAGTGCTTTCACGGTCTGGGATTCACCTCCAGAATCTCACAATCCAATCCCAATCTATTTGCGTGTTccctaa
- the LOC121252714 gene encoding xyloglucan glycosyltransferase 4-like, whose translation MVPDSVVVTVEKPSNFSLLKVNGSDSSLFPDKEKAVSPKQFTWVLLLKAHRVLTSLSWLAMASRAIFVSVKKRIALSDLSEEEPKSRGRLYRFIKAFLLISILALVLEVVAHFKKWNFQMIQSREVQGLVQSSYMAWLSFRADYIAPFVIFLSKLCVVLFLIQSLDRLVLCLGCFWIKYKKLKPTIEGEIYDIEDSSSFPMVLVQIPMCNEREVYAQSIAAACELDWPRDRILIQVLDDSDDGNLQLLIKDEVSLWHEKGINIVYRHRLIRTGYKAGNLKSAMACDYVKDYEFVTIFDADFQPNPDFLKLTIPHFKGNPELGLVQARWSFVNKDENLLTRLQNVNLCFHFEVEQQVNGVFLNFFGFNGTAGVWRIKALEESGGWLERTTVEDMDIAVRAHLNGWKFIFLNDVKVLCELPESYEAYKKQQHRWHSGPMQLFRLCLPAILTSKISMWKKANLIFLFFLLRKLILPFYSFTLFCIILPLTMFIPEAELPIWVICYVPIFMSLLNILPSPKSFPFLVPYLLFENTMSVTKFNAMISGLFQLGSAYEWVVTKKTGRSSESDLLAFAERESKSFGEEKILRRHSESGLELLSKLKEQEVPAVKKRNKLFRKELALAFLLLTASARSLLSAHGVHFYFLLFQGLSFLVVGLDLIGEQLS comes from the exons atggtaCCAGACTCTGTTGTGGTCACAGTTGAGAAGCCAAGCAACTTCTCTTTACTGAAGGTCAATGGTTCGGATTCATCCTTGTTTCCGGATAAGGAGAAGGCTGTAAGTCCCAAACAATTTACATGGGTTCTTCTTCTCAAAGCTCACAGAGTTCTGACAAGTCTTTCATGGCTGGCCATGGCTTCCAGAGCCATCTTTGTTTCAGTCAAGAAACGCATTGCCTTGTCCGATTTAAGTGAGGAAGAACCCAAAAGCAGGGGAAGATTGTACAGATTTATCAAAGCTTTTCTACTTATTTCAATTCTAGCTTTGGTGTTAGAAGTTGTTGCACATTTTAAGAAATGGAATTTCCAAATGATACAGTCTCGGGAGGTGCAGGGTCTTGTGCAGTCGTCCTATATGGCGTGGCTGTCTTTTAGAGCCGACTATATTGCTCCTTTTGTGATATTCCTTTCTAAATTATGCGTTGTTCTATTCTTGATTCAGTCTCTGGATCGACTAGTTCTATGTCTCGGGTGTTTCTGGATCAAGTACAAGAAGTTGAAACCCACGATTGAGGGAGAAATTTATGACATTGAGGATTCTTCAAGTTTCCCAATGGTCCTTGTTCAGATCCCCATGTGCAATGAGAGAGAG GTGTATGCGCAATCAATTGCTGCTGCCTGTGAACTAGATTGGCCAAGGGACCGAATTTTAATTCAAGTCCTAGACGATTCAGATGATGGAAATCTACAGCTTCTGATCAAAGATGAAGTCTCCTTGTGGCACGAGAAAGGGATCAACATAGTCTACAGACATCGACTAATCAGAACAGGCTACAAAGCCGGCAATCTAAAATCAGCCATGGCCTGTGACTATGTCAAAGATTATGAATTCGTTACAATATTTGATGCAGATTTCCAGCCCAATCCTGATTTCCTTAAACTGACAATTCCTCACTTCAAG GGAAATCCTGAGCTGGGTCTTGTCCAGGCTCGCTGGTCATTCGTGAACAAGGACGAGAACTTGCTTACAAGGCTCCAAAACGTGAACCTCTGCTTCCATTTTGAGGTGGAACAGCAGGTGAATGGcgtttttcttaatttctttggaTTCAACGGAACGGCAGGTGTTTGGAGAATCAAGGCTTTGGAGGAATCAGGAGGCTGGCTGGAGAGAACCACAGTGGAGGATATGGACATTGCGGTTCGAGCGCACTTGAATGGATGGAAATTCATCTTCCTTAATGATGTCAAAGTGCTTTGTGAATTGCCGGAGTCTTATGAAGCTTATAAGAAACAGCAGCACCGCTGGCACTCTGGTCCCATGCAGCTCTTCCGCTTGTGCCTTCCTGCCATCTTAACTTCCAAG ATATCGATGTGGAAGAAAGCCAACTTgatatttctcttctttcttctaagGAAACTTATACTTCCCTTCTACTCATTCACATTATTCTGTATCATACTTCCATTGACCATGTTCATACCTGAGGCAGAACTACCTATTTGGGTTATCTGTTATGTCCCCATTTTCATGTCTCTTTTGAACATTCTCCCATCACCCAAATCTTTCCCTTTCTTGGTTCCATACCTACTGTTTGAGAACACAATGTCTGTTACGAAATTCAATGCCATGATCTCTGGGCTGTTTCAGCTGGGAAGCGCATATGAGTGGGTAGTGACCAAGAAGACAGGTAGATCATCTGAATCAGATTTATTGGCATTTGCCGAGAGGGAATCGAAGTCCTTTGGTGAAGAGAAGATCCTTAGGAGGCATTCTGAGTCTGGTTTAGAACTGTTGAGTAAACTTAAGGAGCAGGAAGTCCCTGCTGTGAAGAAGAGAAACAAGCTCTTCAGGAAGGAACTTGCGCTTGCTTTTCTTCTACTCACTGCATCAGCCAGAAGCCTCTTATCGGCACATggagttcatttttatttcttgctgTTCCAAGGGCTGTCTTTCCTAGTCGTGGGCTTGGATTTAATTGGTGAGCAGCTCAGCTGA
- the LOC121252715 gene encoding uncharacterized protein LOC121252715 → MSQGYAIELYFDPALENQVLKAWNVLARRQISTQLIEIESRPHITLFSSPFVDPSKLENVVKSFVWKQEPLPLSFSSIGSLPTENNVLFLSPTPSLSLLQFQTQLCDAMKKEGIEIPDEYRQDSWIPYCAVAQEVPRTRMAEAFCVLRDLKLPVSGFAMDIGLVEFSPVRELFSFVLGNSVEA, encoded by the coding sequence ATGTCACAAGGTTATGCTATAGAGCTTTACTTCGATCCCGCCCTCGAAAACCAGGTCTTGAAGGCCTGGAACGTGCTCGCTCGCCGCCAAATCAGCACCCAGCTCATCGAAATCGAATCCCGCCCACACATCACCCTCTTCTCCAGCCCCTTTGTCGACCCCTCGAAGCTCGAAAACGTTGTTAAGAGCTTTGTTTGGAAGCAGGAACCTTTGCCTCTATCTTTCTCTTCAATTGGGAGCCTTCCCACTGAAAACAACGTACTTTTTCTTTCGCCTACACCTTCGTTGTCGCTTCTCCAGTTCCAGACGCAGTTATGCGATGCAATGAAGAAGGAAGGGATAGAAATTCCGGATGAGTATCGCCAGGACTCGTGGATTccttattgtgcggttgctcaGGAAGTCCCGAGGACTCGGATGGCCGAAGCATTTTGCGTTTTACGGGACTTGAAGTTGCCGGTTTCTGGGTTTGCCATGGATATCGGGTTGGTGGAGTTTTCGCCGGTTCGCGAACTGTTCTCCTTTGTGCTTGGCAATTCCGTAGAAGCTTGA